Proteins from a single region of Urocitellus parryii isolate mUroPar1 chromosome 4, mUroPar1.hap1, whole genome shotgun sequence:
- the LOC113191242 gene encoding ubiquilin-1-like — translation MARARKEAGDSQLVSGREPSSRIIRVSVKTPRDCQEFLLAEDSSVRHFKKQIAERRHCDIDRLVLIFTGKILRDQDILSQRGILDGTTVHLVVRTRLKGLAIPGAMPGTTGHSTHRSEPLASEGASMLTRFGRLARSSPDLADFFSQLTQLLMTAPESVLQFLEDPLIQGLDNEKQANHVPGNHVPESSRPVQKHDPALKTLETLQKRAQQQELLEAGKQRLEALKAVPGGDNAMHPICSDLQQLMLSTLALLVVSKGHISGSESCKGETNAHGNSDTSTTIPTASVPARPLEQEVSTGVVTQVRGMAANQASSGHRTGIQDLHSGQEPPSQDSQQSIEKNSLPNQLRPSPSILRGLLYVLQQKPSLLHQMTTGSPMHHQIPILSILTNPRALQALIQIEQGLQILSREVPALGPLLQDPARPRGARGVAENRGHRENSVQPTLAVLQFLHELVHACSQSTQSSLSSYLITEGRYHQELEQLKALGFANHDANLQALMATDGDIYAAIERLLGMP, via the coding sequence ATGGCACGGGCTAGGAAAGAAGCAGGGGACAGCCAGCTGGTGTCTGGTAGGGAGCCGTCATCACGTATCATCCGAGTGTCTGTCAAGACCCCACGGGACTGCCAGGAATTTTTGCTGGCAGAAGATAGTAGTGTTCGTCACTTTAAAAAGCAGATCGCTGAACGCCGTCACTGTGACATTGATCGATTGGTACTCATCTTCACTGGAAAAATCCTTAGGGATCAAGATATACTGAGCCAGCGGGGCATCCTGGATGGCACTACAGTCCACTTGGTGGTGAGGACTCGTTTGAAAGGGTTAGCCATCCCTGGAGCTATGCCAGGCACCACAGGCCACAGCACCCATCGTTCTGAACCACTAGCCTCCGAGGGGGCTTCGATGCTCACTAGGTTTGGTCGGCTGGCCCGGAGCTCACCTGATCTGGCTGACTTCTTTAGCCAGCTGACTCAACTCCTGATGACTGCACCAGAGTCTGTGCTGCAGTTCTTGGAAGACCCTTTAATTCAAGGTCTGGACAATGAGAAACAAGCAAACCACGTTCCTGGCAACCACGTTCCTGAATCCTCAAGGCCAGTACAGAAACATGACCCAGCTCTCAAGACTCTGGAAACCTTGCAGAAGCGAGCCCAGCAGCAGGAGCTCCTGGAGGCAGGGAAACAGAGGCTGGAGGCCTTGAAGGCCGTGCCAGGTGGTGACAACGCCATGCATCCAATCTGCTCTGATCTCCAGCAGCTCATGCTCTCCACTCTGGCCCTATTAGTTGTCTCTAAAGGCCACATCTCAGGTTCAGAGTCTTGCAAAGGAGAAACCAATGCTCATGGCAATTCTGATACTTCCACCACCATTCCTACTGCTTCTGTGCCTGCTAGGCCATTGGAACAAGAGGTCAGTACAGGAGTGGTTACCCAGGTCAGGGGCATGGCCGCAAATCAGGCCAGTTCAGGGCATAGGACTGGTATTCAAGACTTACATTCAGGCCAAGAGCCTCCCTCTCAGGATAGCCAGCAGTCCATAGAGAAAAATTCTCTACCCAATCAGCTGAGACCTTCACCCTCTATTTTGCGTGGACTCTTGTATGTCCTACAGCAGAAACCAAGTCTGCTACACCAGATGACAACTGGCAGTCCCATGCATCATCAGATACCAATACTTTCCATTCTCACCAACCCGCGAGCACTTCAGGCACTGATACAGATAGAACAAGGCCTACAAATACTGTCCAGGGAGGTGCCTGCACTAGGTCCACTCTTACAGGACCCAGCTAGGCCACGTGGGGCTAGAGGAGTCGCAGAAAATAGGGGTCATAGAGAAAACTCTGTGCAACCCACCTTGGCAGTTCTTCAGTTCCTTCATGAATTGGTCCATGCCTGTTCGCAGTCTACCCAGTCCTCATTATCCTCATACCTTATCACCGAAGGTCGCTACCATCAAGAACTTGAGCAGCTGAAGGCCTTGGGTTTTGCTAATCATGACGCCAACCTGCAGGCCCTGATGGCCACAGATGGAGACATCTACGCTGCCATTGAGAGACTGTTAGGAATGCCATAG